The genomic segment ATTTCACGACCTGACCAGGCCCGGCCTCAACGTCGTGGTGTGCGCGCCGCAGGTGCCGTGCGGATCGGCCACGAGGGCGGTGGAGACCACATCCGGAGTGCGGCTGACCCCGGTGAGCGAGGAATCCTCGGTGACCGACGTGCTGAACAAGGTCACCAGCGGACAGGCCGACGCCGGGCTGGTCTACGTCACCGACACCGCGGCCGCAGGCGACAAGGTTGTGGCGGTGTCGTTCCCCGAAGCGACCGGCGCGGTCAACACCTATCCGATCGCCACCCTCGCCCACGCCGGAAACTCCACCCTGGCAGGCAAGTTCGTCGACCTGGTGACAGGGCCGGCCGGGCAGGAAGTCTTGACGAAGGCCGGCTTCGGCAAGCCCTGACGACATGGCAGGCTCGAAGCCGTGACTCTGCCGCACGTGGACACCGACACCCCGCACCTGGCCGACGTGGTGCCGTCAGTCCTGGCCGCGATGGGAGTGGTCGGCTTCGAGCCGCGGATCAGCCTGCCCGGGCCCATTGCCGGCGCCTGCGTTCTGCTGATCGACGGCCTCGGTGCCGAACTGCTCGACACCTACGCCAACGACGCGCCCGTCCTTGCCGGGCTACGGGGACGCAGCCTGCACGTCGGGTTTCCGTCGACCACCGCGGCGGGGCTGGCCGCCGTCGGCACCGGGCATCCGTCGGGTGGCCACGGCATGGTCGGACTGTCCTTCCGGCTACCCGAGGTCGGTGTCATCAACGCATTGCGGTGGCGGCCGCACCCGTGGGGCGACGACGCGCGCGAGCAGGCGGTTCCCGAGGAAATACAGCCACTGCCAACGACTTTCGAGCGCGCGACCGCAGCGGGTATGGCCGTCAGCGTGGTCTCCGGTGCGGAGTTCACCGGCTCCGGGCTGACCCGGGCGGTGCTGCGCGGTGGCCGCTACGTCGGCGTGATCGGCCTCGGTGACCTGGCCGCCGAAGTTCGCGGCGCCATCGCGGGTAGCGGCTTCTGTTACGGCTACCACGGCGACCTCGACCTGATGGGTCACCTCTACGGTCCCGGTTCGCCGGCCTGGCGACTGGAACTGCGACAGGTCGACCGGCTGGTGGAGTCCGTCGTCGAGAGTCTGCCCGCCGGCGGTCTACTCGCGGTGGTGGCCGATCACGGCATGGTGGCCGTCGACGGCGCGGCCACCGTCGACCTCGACAGCGCGCCCGAGCTCCTCGAGGGTGTGGCGGCGATCGGTGGCGAGGCACGGGCTCGACATGTCTACGTCCGCGACGGTGCAGCCACTGACGTGCTGGCCACGTGGCGCGCGAGGCTGGCCGACCGTGCCTGGGTGGTAACCCGCGACGAGGCGATCGCGGCCGGCTGGTTCGGCGAGGCCGTCGACGACCGAGTGCGGCCCCGCATCGGTGACGTCGTC from the Mycolicibacterium crocinum genome contains:
- the modA gene encoding molybdate ABC transporter substrate-binding protein, whose product is MPVLAAGLLLIAGCGSPTQPSSSTSAGQQKIVVFAAASLKTTFTAIGDQFAKDNPGASVEFSFAGSSDLVTQLTQGAHADVFASADTKNMDKAAQAGLLAGAPVNFATNTLTIAVAPGNPKGIKSFHDLTRPGLNVVVCAPQVPCGSATRAVETTSGVRLTPVSEESSVTDVLNKVTSGQADAGLVYVTDTAAAGDKVVAVSFPEATGAVNTYPIATLAHAGNSTLAGKFVDLVTGPAGQEVLTKAGFGKP
- a CDS encoding alkaline phosphatase family protein, which codes for MTLPHVDTDTPHLADVVPSVLAAMGVVGFEPRISLPGPIAGACVLLIDGLGAELLDTYANDAPVLAGLRGRSLHVGFPSTTAAGLAAVGTGHPSGGHGMVGLSFRLPEVGVINALRWRPHPWGDDAREQAVPEEIQPLPTTFERATAAGMAVSVVSGAEFTGSGLTRAVLRGGRYVGVIGLGDLAAEVRGAIAGSGFCYGYHGDLDLMGHLYGPGSPAWRLELRQVDRLVESVVESLPAGGLLAVVADHGMVAVDGAATVDLDSAPELLEGVAAIGGEARARHVYVRDGAATDVLATWRARLADRAWVVTRDEAIAAGWFGEAVDDRVRPRIGDVVAATRDRAALVRRTAEPMESALIGQHGSLTSAEQRVPLLLAYG